The following proteins come from a genomic window of Megalobrama amblycephala isolate DHTTF-2021 linkage group LG1, ASM1881202v1, whole genome shotgun sequence:
- the dctn5 gene encoding dynactin subunit 5: MELCEILYNKAEYIETASGNKVSRQSVLCGSQNIVLNGKTIVMNDCIIRGDLANVRVGRHCVIKSRSVIRPPFKKFSKGVAFFPLHIGDHVFIEEDCVVNAAQIGSYVHIGKNCVIGRRCVLKDCCKILDNTVLPPETVVPPFTVFSGCPGLFSGELPECTQELMIDVTKSYYQKFLPLSQI, translated from the exons ATGGAGTTGTGTGAAATATTATACAACAAGGCTGAATACATCGAGACG GCATCAGGCAACAAAGTCAGCAGACAGTCGGTGCTTTGCGGCAGTCAAAACATCGTCCTCAATGGAAAA ACTATCGTGATGAATGACTGTATCATCAGAGGAGATCTTGCTAATGTCAGAGTTGGGCGCCACTGTGTCATTAAAAGTCGTAGTGTGATCAGACCGCCGTTTAAAAAATTCAGCAAAGG CGTGGCTTTCTTCCCCTTGCATATTGGGGACCATGTGTTCATAGAGGAGGACTGTGTTGTGAACGCTGCTCAGATAGGGTCATATGTCCACATTGGCAAGAACTGTGTGATT gGTCGACGCTGTGTCTTGAAGGACTGTTGTAAGATACTGGATAACACTGTCCTTCCCCCAGAGACAGTGGTTCCTCCATTTACAGTTTTCTCTGGCTGTCCAG GTTTATTTTCAGGAGAGCTCCCTGAATGTACACAGGAACTGATGATCGACGTTACCAAGAGTTACTACCAGAAATTCCTCCCTCTCAGCCAGATCTAG